ATTCAGGCATTTGTCCAAAGTCCTTTCTTAAGCAAAATTCTGGGACTTCTCCGGAGCCTTTTATCTTTTTCGTATGACCATCTCTAGTATCTACCAAcctaaaaaatacttttatcacCAAAATTTATTaagactatttaaataaatcaaatacaaTTAGGTGTTAGCTAACCTCGGTTCTACGAGTAAGGGCTTCGTCTTTATTACTTTCTTGATGTTAAGGACTCTGAAATTAGTTTTCGGTTTCTCGGGTTTTTTCCCAGGTGGAGGACACTTTGGCACTGGTGGTAGACTTCCACTTGCAATGCATTTGTGATCAGACTTTTTCATTGGTTGACCAAGTCCCTCTCCTTTCTTTAAAAACTGATCGGGGACTTTCAATGGTGTCTCTGCATATCCAAAAGTTCGCCGCAGCTGCGGTATCTTCATCTCTTTAAGTTGTTTCTCCAATTGCGATTCATacctttcaatttaaaaatatttggaaCCTGTTTACAATCTTTGTCTCGAAAATGTAGGTGTAaattctggatctactgaaccgattttgaaaatacttttgcCAGTAGGAAGCCAcataatttgtgagtgtcatcatAGGTGTTCCCGCGGGAACAAAAACTATAGGATTGAAACCGCGGAATGTCTGCTAGTATTGTATTAAGTCTTTCTTATGTGTACCTAATCGCTTTATTTGTAAgaagcggacgcccgtgacttcgtctgcgtgaaacttgATATAGGTaatctttcaacccctatttcacccctaataatttaacaaaagtaTAACTTAAAAagtgaacgatttatattgaaaaaacttcaacccctttttaatcCTTATGgggaaaaatcttgaattacattatttttacataaaatatcttcaatagaATCAATAAGAAATCAGAAATTCAAATAGAATTAGAACCGTTttactatgtaggtatattatgtctCAATATATTGAATACTAGCCGAAGCCCCACGGCTTtatctgcgtagttcccgttcctctgagaatattgggataaaatgtagcttaaGATACTTATGGACAAGCTGAAGAAAGAACTATCAGTGTCAATAATacatttcaataatattatgtaaaatcaGCAAtggtgtttttattatattattatatgagactcacaaataacgtggctttcgaatgttaaatgaattttcaaaatcagtttagtaaatACAGATATCACCAGATCCCGTACAATATCACAAACCTCGTTGTATAGTATAGGTTGATTGATTTATTAGCTAGGAACCGCAGTGCACCTTACGAGGCAATAATAAAATTGGTCTCGAGTCGTGAATGCAGAGGAAAAAGATAGGTCCGGAATTCGTGAGGAACTAATAAGTAGGAAAAGAATTGATATAAAAATGATCTTTCTGTCTTGTGACTGCACAGCGACTATCAAactattaaacattaattaaaaaaaggacacataaataaatgaaacaaaaatcttttatgTAGTAAATAAAAACCTTGGTGTCTTTGGTGGCTCTGGGGGAGGTTTATCCAATATAGTGTAAATAACTTCATCGTGGTGAACTATTTTTACGATAGACatgataaaaatctttaaacgggatgatttaaaataattaaaatttctattaaattcAATATAAGATTTGACTTTGATTTAACAAAACATCTGGTTTCCTagttacaaacaaataatatctaatcaATACGTTGTATGAGGTCGAACTCAGGAACATCGAGTCACAGAATGGTCATAGATTTAATAAGCACAGAGTATCCCTGAGCTTAaaacgttcgctgcggcactgatttttctgtactttcctctggtgcggtacgggGTTTTTGACCTCATGctagaactttatgtggtccggtacgaggtccatcgacctcttAACTCTTAACTCTTAAAGACGCTAAACGTTCGAGGTAAATTGACCTGGTaccgcagcgaatgtgttaaaTGAGTTTCTGACAAATAAGCAACCGTGAATGAAAAAGCAAGTGACAAATATCCCACgcaaaccatgaattttccagAATAAAAAGTATCGACTTCCCAATTTTCCATATGAGTTTATAGTAACCTAagaacttataaataaataaaacagtctTTCTTCAGCGAATTAGTCTATACTaaaaataggtaagtacttatattattaaaaaataggtaaataggtaatattttattatatatcatcgaaaaagaaaattgacaataatataagaaattaatcTGTACAGAAGAcacattctattttattttttcatggaTTCATAGAAGCATTATctaattaagaccaaaagtaaAGTCCCACTGTctcaaagcttttttttatattagtgtcAAAGGGTATGTAACCTTTACTTTAACCTTTCAAAGattgaatttgttttaaaacGCGCTTCTTCTTTTAAATCCCCCGCTATAAAACGTCACAGACAATAGTAA
This genomic interval from Bicyclus anynana chromosome Z, ilBicAnyn1.1, whole genome shotgun sequence contains the following:
- the LOC112045834 gene encoding enkurin, with the protein product MSIVKIVHHDEVIYTILDKPPPEPPKTPRYESQLEKQLKEMKIPQLRRTFGYAETPLKVPDQFLKKGEGLGQPMKKSDHKCIASGSLPPVPKCPPPGKKPEKPKTNFRVLNIKKVIKTKPLLVEPRLVDTRDGHTKKIKGSGEVPEFCLRKDFGQMPEYLVKRNRRIQKELDKIRYAEENKESLCKLINEEERLELLKDLKYNWQLLQKAFLQLPILTDTIPKIHRKTKMEQELKQLEKDIALVESNPYIYIYE